The DNA sequence cacttttaaatAGCCATCGcaacatacaaagtgctgtctgtgcatggagcaactaacatatacaacagtaaagctcCAAGTCAATaacaaaggcggtagaaagcaccaaacagcaaaaccaagatcaATTGTGAGTCATGCTTAGTCACattccaaagaatacaaatgagttttgaggcgggttttaaagatgggcagcgagggggcttgccgaatgttcagtgagaggtcattccagagagcgggaccagcaacggaaaaggctcgatcccctctgagcctccattcttggtacgtctaatgATGTCTGGTCCGCATTCCTGAGGCACCGGGTAGGTGTATAGGGCCGGATAAGCTCAGAGAGGTAGGTGGTGCAGGggcatttagagatttgaaaaaaaattcctaGGATCTTGagaagaactctaaaatgtattgagagccagtgaagggacgcCAGTGtaagagttatgtgctccctcttacaaagACCAGTCAAGagacgagcagcagcattctggaccagatAGAGATGGTGAATGGAgtattggctgactccaaagtaaagtgcattgcagtaatcgagccggaatGTGATGAAGGCATGAAACACTGTTTTAAGGTGCTCAcgagaaaggagaggttttactttagccagcttcTAAGATGAACGAAGCTGGATTTAGAAACGGCACCAATTTACCGGTcaagtttaaaatcactgtccggtttaagacccaagtttgagactgttgacttaagataaggagacagggggcccaattctacaggatgggatgtacaatggccactgggaccaaacccTATCATCtcagtcttcttttcatttaaattcaagaaatgttgtgccatccaggttttgatttgtccaaactcggtcctcaagggccactgCCCTGCCCAATTTCATTtactccctgctgcaacacacctgattcaaatgattggGATCATTATCAAGTTttttcagagcttgctgatgatcatttgaatcaggtttaTTGCAGCAGGGAgcaatggaaaacaggcagggcaTTGGTCCTTGAGGAATGGAGGTGGACATGTCCGTCTTTTTATGGTGTATGCTGTATTTTATAttattgattccccccccccccccgcctttgtTACTGTATGAAATTTTTTTGCCTGCATGTGAAGCACTTTGTAGGCAAGAATAGTTGTTTAAAAATCCTCTATaaaaaagttgagttgagtttggtAAGTGGAAGATGTACATAtggatgatgattatttttctaTTCATAAAGCAGCAGGCTGTTGCAATTTGATGCCATACCCACCAAGCATGATCGTGTCTCTGAACACGAAGGATCCAGGTGGTCCTCGTAGTCCAGGTGGCCAGGTGGCCAATGTGGTAGTGGCACAGGTGACCAAGGTATTGATTGCCTAGGTGGCCACGGTGCTGGTGGCCAAGGTCGTCGTAGCCCTTGTGGCCAAAAAGGCCAATATTGATAGCTTAGTGGTGGCCAGGGAGGACCTGCTGGTCCAGGTGGACTAGGTAGTCATGGTAGTCCAGGTGGCCAATGTGGTAATGGCCCAGGTGGCCAGGGTACTTGTGGGCTCGGACTCGGAGGCCAAGGTAGTTGTAGCCCTTTTGGCCAAAAAGGCCAATATGGATATCTTCGTGGTGGCCTGGGAGGACCTGGTGGTCCTGGTGGACTAGGTGGTAGTGGCCTATGTGGCCAAGGTGCTGGTGGACTAGGGGGCCAAGGTGCTGGTAGCCCTTGTGGCCAAAAAGGCCAATATGGATATTGTAGTTGTGGCCCGGGAGGACCTGGTGGTCCCGGTGGTCCTGGCGGACTAGGTGGTCCTGGCAGTCCAGGTGGTCCAGATGGTCCTGGTGTGGCCCCTCTAGTCCAGGTGGTCCAGGTGGCCCATCTAGACCAGGCGGTCCTAGTGTCCCATCTGGTCCAGGTGGACCTCGTGAATCATTTTGCCCTGGTGGCCCATCAGGTCCAGCTGGTCCAACTTTCCCTGGGTGACCATCTGGTCCAGGTGGACCTAGTGAACCTGGTGGACCTTCTGATCCTTGTGGACCCTTTGGTCCTGGTGGTCCTTTTGGACCCTTTGGTCCTGGTGGCCCTGGTGGCCCACTACCAGGTGCCCCTGGTGTAAAATATGGATACCCAGGTGGTCGTGAAGGTGGACCTTGTGGTGACCTAGATGGGAATGATGTTACTCAGAACACTGTCATCTGGAAAAACATCTTTATCGGCTGGCATATTACCTCTTTATTTTAGCAGAAAGACAGCTGCTTCCTGTGAAAAAGAGTTGACATCTTTGTTACATGGTGACCTTTCACTTACTCTTTGTTCCTTGGTAGTTGAGAGTTTGATGACTTACCAAACAGCAGAAGGGCAATAGTGAACACCTTGAGAATGCTCATTGTGGCTGATAATGTCCTAAAACACAGTGGAAAGGGACAGTAAACGTACATCGAGAGAAAGTGAACATGACGCGAGAGCTGGGTGCTTGGAGGGTGTCAGTTTATTGACGCCCAAGTTCAATGCCGAACCACAAGGTACCTGGACTGTCCTCTCCTGGACTTGGGAAGAAGGCTGATAACTCCATGCCAATCTTAATATTGTTGCCTTCGGTTGGAATTCTCGTATTTATTGAAGCCACTTCTTTTTCAGGAAATCCACTTTTTTGTTGAGTTGCTAACTGCTCATTTATTATTCTGTTATTCATGAACATAGTGCCAGCACCAGAGATGCATTTCAGAGTCCACGGTTCCACAGATCCACGCCGTTGTTAAGAAAGGCTTGCATTGTAGAACACAGTGGATGCCCCACATACTTGTAGTTCCTTGTCTATTTGCATATGACTGTTGTCAAATTTCAAATACTTGCTTGGGACCACACCCATTTTTTAGTGGACAATGAATTTTggtagcatttttcattttatgggAAAATTGCTGTAAAAAGAAAAGCGgaatgtacattttgttttgttttgcttttcaacCACCATCTATAGTCTCAGCATCATGAGTATTTAGGCCTACTCTTGTGTCTGTCATGTATCCACAAGTACAAAGAGGCTTTTAGTCCAacaccgcccccccaccacccccaccccccatggtCTGCTCTCAAATGTGCTTATCTCAGGCTTTCCAAGTATGAGTTGCGGTCTTGACGAAATAATGTCACACATATTCATGAAATCATGAATGGGCAACTggtggcccgcgggccgcaaGCGAACCATTCTTTGAGTGGCCCCTTGAtttagttggaaaaaaaacaactcatcaAAATTACAACTTTATGTAGGTTGatatttgtggaaaaaatgcACTCAATACATTCCTACTCCTATTTTGGTTTGCTCTTCTGGTGTTTCAAGCCACccttgaatggtaatttttatGCATGATAGCCTTTTGCACTGGTATTAAAAAATCAAAGTGTATTGTTAATTTTTAATTGTTCAAACTCTTTTGTCGATAATGGATCTTTTACGACTTCACTGAGAAATGTAttctgaaaaatgaaatatgttGAGAGCACATATTTTGCATGTATGTACGTACACGTTTCGTCCAGAttcaaaattgtattttctaCGTCTGGTGTGGAAGTGTGTGATCCGATGTAAACTGAATCAAAAGGCATATTTTCCGCTTGATTGCACAAAGTGCAACACCAAATATGTCCAACATTAAAGTTGTGTTCACTGAAAACACTTCAAAATGGAGAAAGTACTCACCACGCACACTCAAGTTTGCTCCTAGAACCCCTCTTAGTCCTTGTGTTGTTGGCAGTCCTGCTTCTGTCTCTTCTCTGTTGTTTCACAGTCGGGAATGAAGATATTATATCACTTGTTCGTCCACCATTAAGGTGTGGCCCTTGTTAATTAAGGTGGGTAATTGAATtgatttccttttgttttggcaCGATTACAGTCTGCGGTTTCTATTTggctgcgactggctggcatccagttcaaGGAGTACCCCGCcttttgcccaaagacagctgggataggccccagcatgcccgcgacccttgtgaaaaaagtggattagaaaatggatgggtggatggatgatttcTATTCGGTGGGCATTGCCAAGCGGTATTTCTTCTTCATGTTGACAAGCTGTAATTCATCAGTTCCTTGAATCACTTTGAAGTGAATTGAGCACAAAAAAGGTCACCACCAATCTTACAGTGGGGAGAAGTATTTGATACATTGATGATTTTTTAAGTTTTCCCACTTCCAAAGCAGTTCGAGATCTCTAATTTGCATCAAAGGCACTCTTCAACTATCATGGACATaatctaaaataaaaatccagaaaatctcagtcaatgatttttaaatcattaatttgcattgtattgccataaaattaataatttaaaattatttgattTATCAGACAAACAGAACTCAATATTTGATCCAGAAACCTGTTTGTAATTGAATATATCAGATGTTTTCCATTGTTCTTCAGCAGGTTTGCACACACTGCAgcaggaattttggcccacttcTCCAAACAGACTTTTTGAAAAGTATTCAGGTTAATGGGCTGTCGCTGGGCAACACGGACTGTgattttctggattttttttttagattctgTCCCTCATAGTTGAAGTGTGCCTTTGATGCAAATTACAGACCTCCACCTTTATAAGtgggaaactttaaaaaatctgcAGTTTATCAAATACTTGTTCTCCTCACTGTACCGTACTTGCTTTGTACTTGAAGTGCAACTAAACAGCTGGTACATATTTATTGATGATTACTAATTGTTAATCTACCTAGCAGCAAAGAGCTGGGTGGGGTAAGTCAAGACAGCTCCTGTGGCTTTGcaacagctgggttaggctccagcctgcctgtgacccttgtgagaaaaagtggattagaaaatgggtgggtggatggatggcttaTATTCGGTGGAAATTTCCATGCCATATTTCTTCTTTATGTCGACAAACTGTAATTCATCAGTTAATTGAGTCACTTTGAAGTCAATTGAGCTCACAAAAGGTCACCCCCACTGTAATCTGACGTGCTTTGTACATGGAGTCATAACATGTTTTCAAACAGCTGGTacatatgtatttattattactgtttgttttctttttaatctacCTAGCAGAAAGGAGCTGGGTGGTGTAGGTCAAGGCTACTGTGGCTTTGCAAAGAGGACAAACTGGTTTGTCTGCTTTGAGTCAGCTTAGTACCAATCACAAATGGCACATTCCCAGACATCTATCCATCGTCAACAGATCTTATCCTGAACAAGGTCatggtggggtgctggagcttatcccagttgacttcagGCAGAAGGCAGTCTCCACTCTGAACTGTTCGCTAGttagttgcagggcacatacagagacaaagaaccattcacaTCCACACGTCACTGAGGGGGAACCAAACGCATGCTCTTCTTTATCTTTATTATTTGGAATTATTTACAATATGCGGCCAGAAATAAAACACAGCTCTTTACTTGTCACATTTTTCAATGTGTTGCACCCATAATGTTAGTCTGCAAAACAAAATTATTAGAATTTGCCTTATTAACTCATTTAATGCCAAAATGTAAACATACATTTCCAAAACCCCTATCATTTtgtgccaaaatgtaaaaatatgtttttagtaaatgcagtttttttttttcaaaggagtGGCTTTGATAAGACCTTGGTCCACacatggtgtgagtgtgtgcgttacACAGTGGGTAATCCGAGTAAAGTATTGTAGGTGATTttcttgtttacatttcatactacatcccgtgtagggacTTGTTcttccatgatggtccctcttccagcacctcatcctctgttccccattgtctgagacaacACCATCAAGCGGCATACTGAGAACTGTTCACCACCCGACGacaaaaaactctgaccctactgaagcaggaaatttacataccaaaaaacatggacttcgaaccctttgatgaccctttcaaccctttgatgacttccaaccctactcaccacaagacatttgaccctgagaacaacttggacccggacaacaactttttcaagaccgaccgaccgcgagggagccggcgACGACCGActgtgagggagccagtgacgaccgcgaggaagccagcgacgaccgcagGGGAGCAagcgaccgcgaggaagccgggAGGCAACCAGCCAGCAACTGCGAAGGAGCCAGCAATGGCCGCAAGGGAGACAGCGACCGCGAGGGAACCGGGAGACACCAGcagccagcgagcgtgagggagtcagCGACggccgcaagggagccagcgaccacaAGGGACCCGAGAGACATCCAGCCAgcaaccgcgagggagccagcgacaacAGCGAAAGAGCCCGTGATGACAGCGAGAGAGcaagcgacgacagcgagggaaccagcaacgaccgcgagggagccagcgacgaccgcgtgggagcgggaaattcacatctcaaaaacatggactttcaaccctttgaagatactGACTATAAGCCTTTCggtcccgagaacaatttggacccgaACAATCACTTCTTCAAGAagaaacaaagggtaacaaactctgactattacctcgatgaacaattcaacactaatataaaattgggaaatgcactttcagtaatacacttaaacagtagaagtctctataaaaacttcacaaaaatcaaagaatacctgactaaattcaataaatttaaaataattgccatatcagaaacttggcttgacaaagataaaacaagtgaaatggaaatagaaggttatgaaatgtttgctactattagggaaaacaaaaaatgagggggggttgcaatatatgtagacaaagcacttaaatgcagtaaaatcgagagattgacaaacacaacagaAAACCTAAtagaatgtctaaccattgaaatacataataaaaaggcatcaaatataaTCATAaattgcatctataggacaccaggatcaaaATTAACAGATATGCTCGGCTACTAAAAcgacaagaaaacacgaataatgtgtggtgactttaacattgacttattaaacccaaatggacacaaaaaaaaaactgacttcataaatactatataCAGCAACAGCCTTTTcacagtaatcctgaaaccgagcagaataacagttgacacagcCACATTAATAGAGAACATACTTATGAATaatattgatcataaaatggaaagtcgacttctcattaatgataTAAGTGGCGATCTACCTGTCTTTgaagtttttcataattattttgagagaaaagcaaagtcaacaacacacataacagaaataagactaagaacccaatgCACCATCGAtgcttttaagcaagacctagaaaaacaaaactggaccgaggtctactcaaatgaAGGCCCAAGTACAGTGTttaaagtatttcagtctaccataatctccttatatgagccattttccattaactaaagtctccaaaaagtataaagacccaagtaagccatggataatgaaaggcatagaaaacgcatgcaaAACGAAAAttgttatataaattgtttttaaaattgagaactgaagaagcagaaaaaaatataagacctataaaaacaaactagtaaatattattatatattattcattcattcattcatcttccgagccgcttgatcctcactagggtcgcggggggtgctggatcctatcccagctgtcttcgggcagtaggcgggggacaccctgaatcggttgccagtctatcgcagggcacacagaaacgaacaacgattcgcactcacactcacacctagggacaatttagagtgttcaatcagcctgccacgcatctttttggaatgtgggaggaaaccggagcacccggagaaaacccacgcaggccaggggagaacatgcaaactccacacagggaggctggagctggaatcgaacccggtacctctgcactgtgaagccgacgtgctaaccactatatattatatattatttaagAACCaatcatcattatcatgcactattagagcagaataaaataaaacacacaggaaatatggaaaatacttaatcaagtaatcagaaatagtcctaaaaaagtggactatccagagtattttatcaaaggcaaaaatactattttggaaaaaactacagaaatagcaactgaatttaatgcatattttgtcaacatcggcagtaacctagcaaaacaaattcctgatccaacaaacttgtttgaaatagatagatgcgTAGAAAagaactcctccacgatgttccttactgctataaagcaagaagaagtatcaaatattgtaaaaacgtttagagataaaaagtcaactgattgctttaatattgatatgacaataataaagcagatgatagaatatgtagtgcgacctttcacgcacatgtgcaacctgtcattcaaagctggtatctttccatcaaaaatgaaaattgctaaagttattccaatttagtggagaaagacatctgtttacaaattttaGACCAATATCACGACTACCACAATTTTCTAAAATGTTAGAAAAACTAATTTCtcacagacttgatagctttatacaaaaacatgcgctttttagtgagaatcaatatggcttcagggaaaaacggaccacctcaatggcaattatggagtttgtggaagcaattgtcacgtcccgtgtttgccagcagggggcaggcttcctgcttgccgcctgcacacctgtcacccattggtgagtaattacacatgctttatttgggcgctctggcagtcgactcactaccggagtattccacgccgtgccattactctAGCCGAGTCCTTCTCGAGTAAATTATTGCCTTAAAGTCGAGTGACTGTTATTGCGTGCAGTCTTATCCTCTCGTGTGAAATTCTATAGTTgcctaatcattcattcattcattcatcttctgtaccgcttgatcctcacttcgggcacagcgtgctggagcccatcccagccgtctccgggcagtaggcgggggacaccctgaatcagccaatccagccaatcgcagggcacacatagacgaacaaccatccacgctcacactcacacctagggacaatttagagtgttcaatcagcctgccatgcatatttttggaatgtcggaggaaaccggagcacccggagaaaacccacgcaggcccggggagaacatgcaaacttccctgtgtggagtttccccctccccacacagggaggccggagctggaattgaacccggtacctctgcactgtgaagccgacgtgctaaccactggactaccgggccgcccttgcctaatcattctccttgctattttttacgcaagcgttttctgttgcctccttattcattcctggtccttattttgaccagcatcTTCTGTTGTTTCGcctagacgggtattttgtgtttatattaaatctcattttgtctgacaaacattttttctgtgtctgctatttcggggatccacttccttattttgttgtgcacaaagcaattattctatcgcttcgggcacagcGTGACAGCAATatccactaatatagacaacaaataatttgctgttggggttttcctagatataaaaaaggcttttgacacaatagatcacagtatctTATTGAACAAAACTATAAAGATATGGCATGAGAGGTGTAGCTTATCaataaaagttatttagaaaacagatatgagtatgtgcagctcaacaataaaaagaaaagaaaatcacctgaaaatcactcatggaTTTCCTCAGgcgtcagtgcttggtccaaaactattcatctcaTATATCAATGATagctgcaaggtctcaaaaaaatttaaatgtgtcctattggttggtttggtttgtttgtttattgaacataaaacatatacagtaataatttgacagaaaataaggtagataaaaaagtaaaagaaagaaatcagtcttcattcaacacagttattatgttcaagggagtaggatgtagtaaaaaaacttatctagttctagcccgttatgtgtttatatctactaaatcatttttatatcaatcagaaaagaaaaagtaagaagaagtctccattaaggctcatactttacccttaaccgtgatattttcacaacttttggtttgtatcgggattatatacatcctcaccctggcactcttgtattcataatggatattgcaatacctttctctatttatcaacttagttctgatttatcattatatttaacgtttagaatttatcattttaactctgattggtgtaggttgtttgtactatttttttgaatttgtttttgaactcagcaagcgatttactcatttttaggtccgtttcgagattattccacagattaacacctttgctagatacacttctttgcttgatgtttgttcttgttttgagttttttgaataagttggtccctcttaattcatagttgctttctcgaatttcaaaaaacttctgaatgttttggcagagcaggttattgtgtgctttgtacattaattgggcgattttaaagtcaaccaggtcatacaatttcatcgtatttaatttgataaatagtggatttgtgggttccgtatattttgatctattaataattcgaattgcttttttttgtagtttgagaatagggagtgtgtttgttttgcaggcatttccccatatttccacacagtaggtcatgtatggtaataataatgaagtgtataatgtgtacaaggatctcttatttagcacttccttggttttgtagaggatccctacggtcttggctatttttctttttacgttatcgatatgtggtttccaacatagttttgagtctattactaatccgagaaacttggtttcatacgctctttctatttcaaatgagtttaccataat is a window from the Hippocampus zosterae strain Florida chromosome 3, ASM2543408v3, whole genome shotgun sequence genome containing:
- the LOC127597725 gene encoding collagen alpha-1(X) chain-like isoform X1 encodes the protein MSILKVFAVALVLFGTNCLSAKIKRSPQGPPSRPPGYPYFTPGAPGSGPPGPPGPKGPKGPPGPKGPQGSEGPPGSLGPPGPDGHPGKVGPAGPDGPPGQNDSRGPPGPDGTLGPPGLDGPPGPPGLEGPHQDHLDHLDCQDHLVRQDHRDHQVLPGHNYNIHIGLFGHKGYQHLGPLVHQHLGHIGHYHLVHQDHQVLPGHHEDIHIGLFGQKGYNYLGLRVRAHKYPGHLGHYHIGHLDYHDYLVHLDQQVLPGHH
- the LOC127597725 gene encoding collagen alpha-3(IX) chain-like isoform X3, translated to MSILKVFAVALVLFGTNCLSAKIKRSPQGPPSRPPGYPYFTPGAPGSGPPGPPGPKGPKGPPGPKGPQGSEGPPGPPGPDGTLGPPGLDGPPGPPGLEGPHQDHLDHLDCQDHLVRQDHRDHQVLPGHNYNIHIGLFGHKGYQHLGPLVHQHLGHIGHYHLVHQDHQVLPGHHEDIHIGLFGQKGYNYLGLRVRAHKYPGHLGHYHIGHLDYHDYLVHLDQQVLPGHH